A section of the Malania oleifera isolate guangnan ecotype guangnan chromosome 2, ASM2987363v1, whole genome shotgun sequence genome encodes:
- the LOC131149538 gene encoding 18.1 kDa class I heat shock protein-like — MSLIPSIFGGRGSNVFDPFSLDVWDPLDGFFTSAVANAPTAAAREASAFANTRIDWKETPEAHVFKADLPGLRKEEVKVEVEEGRVLQISGERKKEQEEKNDKWHRIERSTGKFLRRFRLPENAKADEVKAGMENGVLTVTVPKAEVKKPEVKAVEISG, encoded by the coding sequence ATGTCGCTCATTCCCTCGATCTTCGGCGGCCGGGGCAGCAACGTGTTCGACCCGTTCTCGCTGGACGTATGGGACCCCCTCGACGGGTTCTTCACATCGGCGGTGGCGAACGCGCCCACCGCGGCGGCGCGGGAGGCGTCAGCCTTTGCGAACACCCGAATTGACTGGAAGGAGACGCCGGAGGCTCACGTTTTCAAGGCGGATCTTCCGGGGCTGAGGAAGGAGGAGGTGAAGGTGGAGGTGGAGGAGGGGAGGGTGCTGCAGATAAGCGGGGAGAGGAAGAAGGAGCAGGAGGAGAAGAACGACAAGTGGCACCGGATTGAGAGGAGCACCGGGAAGTTCCTGCGGCGGTTCCGTCTGCCGGAGAACGCGAAGGCGGACGAAGTGAAGGCGGGCATGGAGAATGGAGTGCTCACGGTGACGGTGCCGAAGGCGGAGGTGAAGAAGCCGGAGGTGAAGGCCGTTGAGATTTCTGGTTGA